Below is a genomic region from Hevea brasiliensis isolate MT/VB/25A 57/8 chromosome 3, ASM3005281v1, whole genome shotgun sequence.
AGAGCTGGAGGGAACTTTGCTGTACCAGTAGCTGATCAAGATTGTGAAGGAAAAGATTGCTCCAAAGAACATCATTAGAATATCAATGGGCTCTAAACTCAAATTAAATGGTTTCCTTTTGTAAAACACAGAAACCGTGAAATGTTATGGTTCAAAGatgtttttttaaatattattttaaatcattttaaatttgaaaaaagtTATTTAAAAAACTATTTAACTATTTtaagttattttaaatttaatttaaaattaatttttaattaacatatttaagatAATGTTTGTTTCATCAGCCAATTAAACAGGTGTGATAActttaaaaataaagaagaaaaattaagAACGATTATATGACTTATTTGgttgataaaataaaatagactaaaagggaagaaaaatatgataataattagttatttttcacttatattttaaattttgattacgttatttaaaaaaaaaatcttttatacAATCGTTATTGTGCATtgtaaaatttagtaaaaaaattgaaataataataataataataataataataattattattattattattatttgatatgaaATAACTATTCAATCCTAGTCATATTCCACGCCACCTATTGATCTAAGTGTACGACACAAAAAATTATCTTGAAATTAATTCTAATTGCCTACTCTACTCTGCGTCTGCAATGCTATATACCGTAGATTTAACCATGAGAGGGGACGTGCATTTTGGTCGTTTTCAAGCGAGAAAACGGAGTCAAATGGTGACTAGCAAAAAATGGCCGTATAAATGCGAAGGCATCAGgcaaaattttgagtgtaagggtCCATGTTCTAATCACTACTAGTAGTAGCGGCGGCAGCAGCAGCAGCTCGTTCAAAAAGTGGCTGAAATTAAGAACGATGCTACTCACAGCCACCTTATAGCAGCTGATGCTGATATTTCCGAGCAAAAGCTTCACAAGGCTGGGCGTGTCGCTTCACTTGACGTCTTTTGAGACCTCGCCGTGGCGGtataactctctctctctccaaaaaCTCTAAAGATATAGCTGTTTATTGCTATAGCTAGTTTGAAGTATTGTGATTGTGTTAAGCCATGTAAATTGTGTATTTCGCTTCTTCCCTTGTGTGTGTCAATTCGTCGAAATTGCAATGGAAGTTTTGGCCTCTGTGGTTGAACTTGCTACTGAGTAAAATAATATTGAAGATATTTTCTGTTAATTTAATTGAATGAGTCTATAACTCAATGGTAGAGCATTTGGTTGCAGATCAAGCAGTTACCGGTTCGAACTAGGTTgggcttttattttttatttgttttcctaatatttatttatatgatcTGCATTATATCTTTTAGGGTTAAtggtaaaaaaattataaaatttaccaATTTTTTTATGAGAAAAGTTTTAtaactcttttctctttctttaaaaatttaatatgggCTGACTTTACTATGCCCTTCTATCTGTTTATTGTTGGGATGGCCATTCCTTTTGGTCTCAAGGTttctttacattttttttttctttagttacATTTTCATAGGAATATATTTTAGAACATTTTTGCAGCTATAAAattcttatttttcttataaattttctttttattgtgTGTAGGAAATAATAAGTCAGGGTAAAGCTTTCAAGAAAGTGATTTTCAAAACTCTAAAACTTATCTTTTGGGGCCTCCTCTTGCAAGGTTGATTCAATTCTGCACTTACTTAGTCTATGTAATGTTTTGTCCTGTGATATTACTACTACATAGAACTAGAAGTAATATAATCGTAAAAATGGGTTATATATTTTGCATCTCAAAATGCCATGGGAAATTTGAATTCTTATGAACATTGTGGTTTTTAACATGACAAAAATTCTCATAACAGAATACTTTAATGTTCAGTGGTGAAGCTTGAAGATTGaccaaataaaattataaaataatttattaattttttatatttatccataattaaaaaatattacatatttatacataattaaaatatattatataaaatattttcattctgAATTAATACACTTGAAAAATAATTACAACTAGCGATAatatttgactttttttttttatttaatcgaAATTTTCAATGATGAGAAAAACAGAAACTAATAAGAAATGTCCCATTGAGGCCGAAAAGGCCCAATAGGAAAGAAATTGAGGCCCATTAACGAGGCACAGTTGCCTTCGGCAACAAGTAGAGTCGAGGAAAATGCTTTTTATAAACAAAAACTTGATACGGATGCCATTGCAGCTACTGAAACAAAGATCAAAAGCGGTTTCGTTAATCTCCCCATTTCAATTTCCTTCTTCGTGAATTGATCATCTCTTTTAGATGCTTTACTTTTTTTAACTTTCGTTTGGTGGTGGTTTAGTTTCATCTATAAATCCAGGATGGCGACGGCAATGGTGGAGGAATCGAACTTCGAAGATGACCAGCTTGCGTCTATGACAACCGAGGACATTCTTAGAGCCTCTCGTCTTCTCGATAACGAGATTCGTATCCTCAAGGTCTGATTTCTACCTATATGTTTGTTACGTATGTGTGTTTGTGTACATGTGTTTGTACCTGTTCTCCGGTTGGGGTTTAGGGTTTTCTCTTCTGGGTGAAAGCATTTTTCGTTTTTTTACCTGTATTTGTTTTTGGGAATTCAGGAAGAGTTGCAGAGAACGAATTTAGAGCTGGATTCGTATAAGGAGAAGATAAAAGAGAATCAGGAGAAGATTAAGCTCAACAAGCAGCTGCCTTACTTGGTTGGCAATATTGTTGAGGTAAATTTAGTAATTAATTGCTACTCTTTTTGAAtgttaatgataaaaataaatatttaagtaaaaaaataaaacctTGAATCTGATAGTGGTTGAGTGTTTTTTTATTTGCTTTGGATGTTCTGTTTTATTTTCATCGCGGTTGAAAACACAAGCTAAGATGAGCTGCATTGCTAATGGTCCAAAGGGAATGATGTGAGCAATTCCTATAGTTTGTTTCTGAACTCCGTTGGTCTCTCTTTAACTAGGTATGAAATTTTTGTGAGGGAGAGATCCTTTGTATTTATGTTACACAAACAAGCATGTAGCCTTTTGTAAGTAATTAAAAACAAAAGGTAATCACATCTCTGAATTGTCGCAAATACTCAATAATTTTTGGAACCTATCCTGTTAAAATTGGTGGCTTTGAGAGCTTAAAGTCTATATGTTAGAAGATATTTAGGCCTCTATCTTGATTTGTtttgaattaaaagaatttgtgtgtttattttctttttaagtcTATTTATTTGTGTAGAGAATGGCTTTTGTCTCCCAAGAGTGTATAAAGCTCTGTTTAACTGACTGCAATGTGTGACACAAAACATTTCTCTGAAACAGCCTTTTTCTTAGTTACTGATCTAGTCATATACATGAATCTTATTATTGATAATGTTCGGTTGTGTGCCTTATTCTCTGTTCACACCACCTGAAAATGTATTATAATGAGCAAGCTCCTAACCTATTAGGGTTTAAGGTAGGTGATGAAATTGGTTGTTTTGAAATGAAGTTCTACCAGCATTGGGCTCTAACTCTGTATATTGTGGTCTGTGTGTAGATTTTGGAAATGAACCCAGAAGATGAGGCTGAGGAAGATGGTGCAAATGTTGACCTTGACTCTCAAAGGAAGGGTAAATGTGTTGTCCTGAAAACGTCTACCCGTCAGGTGAGCATCTTGGATAATTACTGTCTGATTGAATTTGGTCTTCTATTTCTATTGTAAATGATTGAGCTCATAGCTGTACAGAAAAAGACTATATTATGGGGAAGGGGGTGGTGGTTCTGGTGGAGGTGTTGGAGCAGAGTGGGAACTCGAAGTTAGAAATTTATATGCTACCTTCATTGCAGACTATTTTTCTTCCCGTTGTTGGTCTTGTTGACCCTGACAAGTTAAAGCCTGGTGATTTGGTTGGAGTCAACAAAGATAGCTATCTGATCTTGGATACTCTTCCATCCGAGTATGATTCAAGAGTGAAGGCCATGGAGGTTGATGAAAAACCTACAGAGGACTACAATGATATTGGGGGCTTGGAGAAACAGGTATCTCTTGACTCATAAGGATATTATGAGTAACTTCTAATTTTTAATGATTGTAAGATgtaaatatgtatttttttttcctgCAACAGATCCAGGAGCTAGTTGAGGCAATTGTGTTGCCCATGACTCACAAGGAGCGATTTCAGAAGTTAGGTATTCGTCCCCCCAAAGGTGTCCTCTTGTATGGGCCTCCTGGGACGGGGAAGACATTGATGGCCCGAGCTTGTGCTGCGCAAACAAATGCTACTTTTCTAAAATTGGCAGGCCCGCAACTTGTGCAGGTATTGTTTTAATATATTCTTGTTTAAATGGTATCTGCTCAACTATTGAAAGAGCCACTGAGATTTCATGCTTTTAACTGATAACCTTAAGGAATCTAGGGATCTTCTTCTTACACATATCCATGTATTTCAACTCTTCTATTTTCATCGTCTTTCGATGTATCTAAGTTTCGAATTTCTTGAAACTGATCATGGATATTCGACTGGTGAATTGAATGAGGGTCTGCTTCTTTaggttttttttattaatttgaatttCTTACGTCAGAAATAAATTGTTTTGTGCTATTATTCTAATGATATAATCTCCATAAAAGGTTATCTAAGTTTGCATTGTGTGCAGATGTTCATTGGTGATGGTGCCAAACTTGTCCGTGATGCCTTTCAGCTCGCAAAAGAGAAATCACCCTGCATCATATTTATAGATGAAATTGATGCAATTGGCACAAAGCGGTTTGACAGGCATAGCACATCTTCTCTTTGTATATGTAGATATAGATTTTCTTGGCCAAATTGGATGAAAGTTTGCTTAGATTTTGATATTGTTGAGTAATAATTTGAAAATACTAGTTGATTACAAAATATTTGTCATTGGTTGCAGTGAAGTGAGTGGAGATAGGGAAGTGCAGAGGACCATGTTAGAATTGCTTAATCAACTTGATGGCTTTAGTAGTGATGAAAGGATTAAGGTTGGTTGATGATTGTATtgcatttattgcttgtataacAATTATGAGAGgggtcaaattttcaatttctttGGGATGAATGTGTTGCCTTGTAGAAATTTTGCTTGTTCACTTGTTGGATATAGAGATGGCAACTGCATTATATGGCACTTAAAATTGTTATTCTTGTTGTTAGAATGATTAAACTCATGTATCTTGGATAATTTCAGGTGATAGCAGCAACAAATCGTGCTGATATCTTGGATCCTGCTCTCATGCGATCTGGCAGATTGGATCGCAAAATTGAGTTTCCACATCCAAGTGAAGAGGCAAGAGCACGCATTTTGCAGGTTTGCCAAATAACAAATGTCCTTTTCTCGCTTTATGCATTTCTATCATTGCACCAAATGATAATTCTTAGTACTGGTTCTATGTGGATGTTGTAGATCCACTCAAGGAAGATGAATGTTCATCCTGATGTCAATTTTGAAGAATTGGCTCGGTCCACTGATGATTTCAATGGAGCACAGCTAAAAGCAGTTTGTGTAGAGGCTGGAATGCTAGCACTTCGCCGTGATGCAACTgaggttctctctctctctctctctctctctctctctcacacacacacacacacgcgcgCGCACAAGCTTGCATGCATACATTTGGTTCTCTTACTTGATTGGGGCAAACTAGTTGTTGTTTGCGATGTGAAAGTTACATACAAATGTGCGCTGATACTGGCAGCACCAACATAGGAGAGCTCCTCCATCAGTGGGTGGTCTCATATCCCATCGACTCTCGAAGCATTATTGTTGCCATTAACTATTAAGACTAGCCATGAATTATATAGATACTGACTTTCTGAGTGTATTTGTTcattttacttttattatttaACCTGACATGATTTCATAATGCAATCTCTTACATGCCTGGGGCAAACTAGATAATGTTtgtaaatttctaattaaatatGACATAAATGCTCATTGATGTTGATGTTGTTCCTTTGGGAAGGTCCACAATCAATGGGGTGGCCTCGTATTCCATTGCGTTTGGGAGCAGCATTGCTGCCATTACCCATTGGGACTGGTCACgagacattttttttttctttctttcgttATAGTAGGTTATGAGAGCTTAATGCATGCATTGATTGGATCAGGTGAACCATGAGGACTTCAATGAAGGTATAATACAGGTCCAAGCGAAGAAGAAAGCAAGCTTGAACTATTATGCATAAGTTCAAAAGATGGTTCTATTCAAGGATAAAGCAAAGCTTAAGCTCAGAATGATCTTTCAGTCCTTTTGCTATGATTTCAATGCGATCTTTTTAGAACCTGGTTGTAGAAAGTGATGTATTGAGTTACATGCTTTGCTTGCTTTGTCACAGTGAATTTTATTCACGTCAAATGAATGGTATTCAACGAGAAGAAAAAAGTAATTAGTATT
It encodes:
- the LOC110639285 gene encoding 26S proteasome regulatory subunit 6A homolog, with the translated sequence MATAMVEESNFEDDQLASMTTEDILRASRLLDNEIRILKEELQRTNLELDSYKEKIKENQEKIKLNKQLPYLVGNIVEILEMNPEDEAEEDGANVDLDSQRKGKCVVLKTSTRQTIFLPVVGLVDPDKLKPGDLVGVNKDSYLILDTLPSEYDSRVKAMEVDEKPTEDYNDIGGLEKQIQELVEAIVLPMTHKERFQKLGIRPPKGVLLYGPPGTGKTLMARACAAQTNATFLKLAGPQLVQMFIGDGAKLVRDAFQLAKEKSPCIIFIDEIDAIGTKRFDSEVSGDREVQRTMLELLNQLDGFSSDERIKVIAATNRADILDPALMRSGRLDRKIEFPHPSEEARARILQIHSRKMNVHPDVNFEELARSTDDFNGAQLKAVCVEAGMLALRRDATEVNHEDFNEGIIQVQAKKKASLNYYA